The sequence below is a genomic window from Anopheles cruzii chromosome 3, idAnoCruzAS_RS32_06, whole genome shotgun sequence.
ATGATTCATACTTCGCCGTGACCCGCCAATGCACCAATGTCACCATCGCGCTCGCTCGGATTGCCACAGCCGTCGCCGGCTACAGTGCCGTATCGGCATAGGGTTGCTTCGATGTTGATATCGATCCTCTCTTCCTTGTTTGTTCATCTGTTATCTTTTTCATTGCATGCGCACCGCACCTCACGTCaacaacgatgatgatggcggggTGACACCGATGTTCGTGGTTCCTGCCACTCCAGGAGGTTTACAATGCATTGCCATGCGAAGCGAAAGTACCACATCTGCTCGGTACGATCCAAAATCCGCAGATGACGGAGGAAGCGAGAATGCTGTCGGCAGTGCTGCTGCGGCGTCTGGTGTCGGCCGAGTTCCAGGAGTTCTACGAACCGCTCCCACCGGAGGCGAAGGATCAGCTGAAGCAACAGATCCTGCTGACACTGCAGCAGAACGAGGTCGGTAGTATGCGGCGCAAGATCTGCGAGATGGTGGCCGAGGTGGCCCGCTGCATGATCGACGCCGACGGCAACAACGAGTGGCCCGAGTTTCTGCAGTTCCTATTCCACTGCGCGAGTGCACCGTCGGTTCAGCTGCAGGAATCGGCCCTGCGCATCTTCGCCTCGGTGCCGGGCATCTTTGGCAATCAACAGGCGCAACATCTGCCGCTGATCAAACAGATGCTGTGCAAGTACCTTGACCCGTCCTCCGACCAGGAGGTGCGCTTTCAGGCGGTCCGAGCGTACGGGGCGTTCATACTGCTGCACGACAAGGAGGAAAACGTGAAGCGCCAGTTTGCCGATCTGCTGCCGCGCGTCATCCACATCACGGCCGAGAGCGTCGAGCAGGACGATCCGCAGAACCTGATGCAGCTGCTGATCGACATGGCCGAGGGTGTGCCGTACTTCTTCCGGCCGCAGCTCGAGCAGATCTTTGAGCTGTGCCTGAAAATCTTCAGCACGGTCGACATGGAAGACAACCTGCGGCACCTCGCGCTCGAGATGATGGTCTCGTTGGCCGAGAACGCACCGCCCATGGTGCGGAAGCGAGCGGAAAAGTACATCGCGGTGCTCGTGCCGCTCGTGCTGCAGATGATGACCGATCTGGAGGACAACGAAGAGTGGTCAGTGTCGGACAAGATCGCCGAGGACGACACGGGTGATAACAATATAATCGCCGAATCGGCGCTCGATCGGTTGGCATGCGGGCTCGGCGGCAAAATGGTTCTGCCGTACATCGCCAACAACATTTCCGGCATGCTGACCAGCCCCGACTGGAAGCAGCGCCACGCCGCCCTGATGGCCAtctcggcggccggcgaaggcTGCCAGAAACAGATGGAGGCGATGCTCGAAAGCATCATGCAGAACGTGCTCAAGTATCTGATGGACCCGCACCCGCGGGTGCGGTACGCGGCCTGTAATGCGATCGGCCAGATGGCGACCGATTTTGCGCCGATCTTCGAGAAAAAATTCCACGAACAGGTTATCCCGGGGCTGCTGAACCTGCTGGACGATGTGGACAATCCGCGCGTCCAAGCGCACGCCGGAGCGGCGCTGGTAAACTTCAGCGAGGACTGCCCGAGAAACATTCTTACCCGCTACCTGGACGCCATCATGGCGAAGCTGGTCCAAATCCTAACGTCCAAGTTCGAGGAGCTGGTCAAGAAGGGCACCAAGCTGGTGCTGGAACAGGTGGTGACGACGATCGCGTCGGTCGCCGACACGACGGAGAAGGACTTTGTCGTGTACTACGACCGACTGATGCCGTCGCTGAAGTACATCATCAAGGAGGGCAACCGAGACGACCTGAGGCTGCTGCGCGGCAAAACGATCGAGTGCGTCAGCCTGATCGGGCTGGCCGTCGGGGCGGAAAAGTTCATGTCGGACGCATCGGACGTGATGGACATGCTGCTAAagacacacaccgagggcGATCTGCCGGACGATGACCCGCAGACGTCGTACCTGATCTCGGCCTGGGCGCGCATCTGCAAGATTCTGGGCAagcagttcgagcagttcctGCCCCTGGTGATGGGCCCGGTCATGCGTACTGCGTCGAtgaaaccggaagtggccaTGCTGGACAACGATGAGATGCAGGGCGTCGAAAATGACAGTGACTGGCAGTTTGTGAACCTGGGCGAGCAGCAAAACTTTGTCATCCGTACGGCGGGCCTGGAAGATAAGGCGTCGGCCTGCGAGATGCTCGTTTGCTACGCGCGTGAACTGAAGGACGGATTCGCGAACTACGCCGAGGAGGTCGTCCGGttgatggtgccgatgctgaaGTTCTACTTCCACGACGGTGtacggacggcggcggccgaatcGTTACCCTATCTGCTGGACTGTGCGAAAATCAAGGGACCGAAGTATCTGGAGGGCATGTGGTTGTACATCTGCCCGGAGCTGCTGAAGGCGATCGACTCCGAGCCCGAACCGGACGTGCTGGCCGAGCTGCTCCACTCGCTAGGACGCTGCATCGAAACCCTAGGTGCCGCTTGTCTGTCGAACGAGGCGATGGAAGAGGTCCTGAAGCTGGTAGACAAGTTTATGACACAACACTTCGAGAAGGAGGAAAAGCGGGCCCAAGCACGCAAGGAGGAGGACTACGACGATGGAGTGGAGGAACGGCTGGCCGAAGAGGACGATGCCGACGTGTATCTGCTGTCGCGCATCACCGACATCATCCACGCACTGTTTGTCACCTACAAGGATGCGTTCCTGCCGTCCTTCCAGCGATTGGTGGCACATTTCGTGAAGCTGCTGAACCCCGCCAGCCCGTGGGCCGACCGGCAGTGGGGATTGTGCATATTCGACGACCTGATCGGTAAGTGGGCTTGATTCGGTGCGataatttttttccttctgttaACTTCGTGATGATCGGATGAAAGTGTCTGATAACTGTATGATTATCCTTTATTTTACCAATGGCTTAACCTTTTCTGAACGACTTCCGGACTTTCCAAAGAAGCGGAAACTGTTTTGTCACGTTGCTTTCATGCtacttttcgttttattttttacaccAAACAGAATTCACCGGACCTATGTGTGCTCAGTATCAGGCTTACTTCTTGCAGCCGATGCTGGAGTACGTCAAAGACGAACAGCCGGAAGTGCGACAAGCGGCCGTGTACGGATTCGGTGTGCTGGGACTGGTAAGTGCTGCGAATGGCGTACAGGTTTGGCAAGC
It includes:
- the LOC128271334 gene encoding importin-5; protein product: MAAPDQVNFQQLMSSLLSTDNDIRSKAEEVYNALPCEAKVPHLLGTIQNPQMTEEARMLSAVLLRRLVSAEFQEFYEPLPPEAKDQLKQQILLTLQQNEVGSMRRKICEMVAEVARCMIDADGNNEWPEFLQFLFHCASAPSVQLQESALRIFASVPGIFGNQQAQHLPLIKQMLCKYLDPSSDQEVRFQAVRAYGAFILLHDKEENVKRQFADLLPRVIHITAESVEQDDPQNLMQLLIDMAEGVPYFFRPQLEQIFELCLKIFSTVDMEDNLRHLALEMMVSLAENAPPMVRKRAEKYIAVLVPLVLQMMTDLEDNEEWSVSDKIAEDDTGDNNIIAESALDRLACGLGGKMVLPYIANNISGMLTSPDWKQRHAALMAISAAGEGCQKQMEAMLESIMQNVLKYLMDPHPRVRYAACNAIGQMATDFAPIFEKKFHEQVIPGLLNLLDDVDNPRVQAHAGAALVNFSEDCPRNILTRYLDAIMAKLVQILTSKFEELVKKGTKLVLEQVVTTIASVADTTEKDFVVYYDRLMPSLKYIIKEGNRDDLRLLRGKTIECVSLIGLAVGAEKFMSDASDVMDMLLKTHTEGDLPDDDPQTSYLISAWARICKILGKQFEQFLPLVMGPVMRTASMKPEVAMLDNDEMQGVENDSDWQFVNLGEQQNFVIRTAGLEDKASACEMLVCYARELKDGFANYAEEVVRLMVPMLKFYFHDGVRTAAAESLPYLLDCAKIKGPKYLEGMWLYICPELLKAIDSEPEPDVLAELLHSLGRCIETLGAACLSNEAMEEVLKLVDKFMTQHFEKEEKRAQARKEEDYDDGVEERLAEEDDADVYLLSRITDIIHALFVTYKDAFLPSFQRLVAHFVKLLNPASPWADRQWGLCIFDDLIEFTGPMCAQYQAYFLQPMLEYVKDEQPEVRQAAVYGFGVLGLYGGEHFSVTCAQAIPVLMEIIMAPDSREPENVNPTENAISAITKILKYNNKAITNPDEIIALWFSWLPVGEDEDEAVYVYGYLCDLIQANHPVVLGENNANLPRIVSIIASCFYREAVTVPHPEAQRMLSIVKQIEANPDLFQACINQLTAEQKAALEGAYRAAAAAVTTQ